A single region of the Amphiura filiformis chromosome 7, Afil_fr2py, whole genome shotgun sequence genome encodes:
- the LOC140157763 gene encoding uncharacterized protein, whose protein sequence is MLRQAEKSLLSERIRQINFRISQFQDQKLDVEDFLFTHLPSDRYDEVVEFTRKVAIAETNICKPRQQKKFASLKEKQIKQTKPAVNDINISPDDIEEATSRWVINVSDCDLNEHEQSLLKKGLHFAVSPTKIPVDDIVTAVESAVRLVCLGSSEAAEIRNKTSDLVHQAKLPKSNITREEREVFRSLQRNKDIMVVPADKGRTIVVMNSTDYNNKAKLLLSDNKTYVKLKSKLVKSLQSIKQSGAIIEIQYRKLYPTSEEVPKFYGLPKIYKPNHPLRLIVACSGSITYASAKFIADIIFPLVGLTEHHIKNSKDLVTKREDFTISENEELVSYDVTALFTCTPVNETIDIIESRLKNDPTLGNRTCLSVDQIIELLRFQLTTTYFQYGGEFYNQLEGAAMGSPVSPLTANIFMEDFEIKALSSYPNPHGSGVVMLTTLWSSSRRVLLSVSLIT, encoded by the coding sequence ATGCTACGCCAAGCTGAAAAGTCTCTTCTATCTGAACGTATCCGACAAATTAACTTCAGGATTTCCCAATTTCAAGATCAAAAATTGGATGTGGAAGATTTTCTCTTCACACACTTACCCAGTGACAGATATGACGAAGTAGTTGAGTTTACTCGCAAAGTAGCTATCGCTGAAACCAACATCTGTAAACCCCGCCAGCAAAAGAAATTCGCTAGCCTTAAGGAGAAGCAAATAAAGCAAACTAAACCAGCTGTTAAtgacattaacatttcacctgATGACATTGAAGAAGCAACCAGCAGGTGGGTTATCAATGTTTCGGACTGTGatcttaacgaacatgaacaatcCCTGCTGAAGAAAGGCTTACATTTTGCTGTCTCACCTACCAAgatccctgtggatgatattgTCACTGCTGTTGAGTCAGCTGTTAGACTTGTTTGTTTGGGTTCTTCTGAAGCAGCTGAGATACGCAATAAAACCAGCGATCTAGTTCATCAAGCAAAACTCCCTAAAAGTAATATCACCCGCGAAGAAAGGGAAGTCTTTCGCTCACTTCAGCGTAATAAAGACATCATGGTCGTTCCAGCCGATAAAGGCCGTACGATAGTGGTAATGAACTCTACAGACTATAACAACAAGGCAAAGTTGCTGCTGAGTGACAATAAAACCTATGTAAAGCTCAAATCAAAGTTGGTCAAGTCTCTGCAATCCATCAAGCAAAGCGGTGCTATCATTGAGATTCAGTACAGAAAGCTCTATCCCACCAGTGAGGAGGTTCCTAAGTTCTATGGACTTCCGAAAATTTACAAGCCCAACCACCCTCTTCGTCTGATTGTTGCTTGTAGTGGCTCCATTACGTACGCGTCGGCTAAATTTATCGCGGACATCATATTTCCTCTAGTGGGTCTAACAGAACATCATATCAAGAACAGCAAGGACCTAGTGACCAAACGTGAAGACTTTACTATTAGTGAGAATGAAGAATTGGTCAGTTATGATGTCACGGCTCTGTTCACGTGCACACCTGTAAATGAAACTATTGACATCATTGAGTCACGCCTTAAGAACGACCCTACTCTGGGTAATCGCACATGTTTGTCAGTTGATCAAATCATTGAACTGCTCCGGTTTCAGCTGACCACCACATATTTTCAGTATGGTGGTGAATTCTATAACCAACTTGAAGGTGCGGCGATGGGGTCTCCCGTATCCCCATTAACTGCAAACATTTTCATGGAGGACTTTGAAATTAAGGCCTTGTCTTCATACCCCAACCCCCACGGTTCTGGGGTCGTTATGTTGACGACACTATGGTCATCATCAAGAAGAGTGCTGTTGAGTGTTTCACTGATCACTTAA
- the LOC140157764 gene encoding uncharacterized protein codes for MTSWSNAKRTVHCLSRYTASLPTPTRASSIFTKEEDLDHELNSIHRSLAVCGYDKWTLDTATNKTNAKRHVRNSDSGQQVKGSVTIPYLVGVSESLRRILKSHGIVTHVKPQNTIRSLLVALKDKTDKLDKSGAIYGLKCLDCSASYVGESARPLRTRISEHERPTFPVGEHITKEHHSIDWDGVRILDREEDWFRRGVREAIQLAATSTETGGAMIFQLFT; via the coding sequence ATGACGTCATGGTCAAACGCGAAGAGAACGGTTCACTGTCTTTCCAGATATACCGCAAGCCTACCCACACCAACCAGAGCTTCCTCAATTTTTACCAAGGAGGAGGATCTTGACCATGAACTTAACAGCATTCACAGATCTTTAGCTGTATGTGGATATGACAAGTGGACATTGGACACAGCTACCAACAAAACCAATGCCAAACGGCATGTTCGCAATAGTGACTCGGGGCAACAAGTGAAAGGCTCGGTTACCATCCCATATCTGGTCGGTGTTTCGGAGAGTCTGAGGCGGATTTTGAAATCCCATGGCATTGTAACCCATGTCAAGCCACAGAATACAATACGGTCTCTTCTGGTGGCTCTCAAAGACAAGACTGACAAGCTGGACAAATCTGGGGCCATCTATGGCCTCAAATGTTTAGACTGTTCTGCATCATATGTAGGGGAAAGTGCCAGGCCATTAAGAACACGTATTAGCGAACACGAACGCCCCACTTTCCCAGTTGGTGAGCATATCACTAAGGAGCACCATAGTATTGACTGGGACGGTGTGCGCATTCTGGACCGTGAAGAAGATTGGTTCAGGAGAGGGGTCAGAGAAGCGATCCAACTGGCAGCGACCTCTACAGAGACCGGGGGCGCCATGATCTTCCAGTTGTTTACTTGA